ACCAAGAGATAATAAACCCTTGGTAGACAGTTTGGCGCACACCAGTTGCAGTGACAAGTGACGAAGGTCTGGCCAATGAGAAGCAACTATCTCACAGTCATTGTTCGAGAACTCAGTCTCTATAGCGATGGGGATATCATTAGAGCTACGCCGCTTAGGCTTCATGATAAGAGTTCGAAGCTTTGAAAGAGCACTCAATGCCGttattgctgctgccgaaaTTTTGATGGTTTTTCGGAACGTCAACGATAAAGTGGTCAAGGCAGTCAAGCCCGCGATGTGCCATAGCGCACCATAATCCGAATCTTCCAGCAATAGGTTGAGCGAAGTAAGATTTCTTAATAGAGGTACAGCCCCTTCGATGGCCGCTGCTGTAGCAACCAAATATAGAGATTCAAGTACGGGAAAGGACGTAAATCCCATATCATCTTTTGCGATTGCAACATGTTCTACCGCAGAAGCTGACCAGCTCCATGGAAGTTTCAAGTTGGTCACACACTTGCTCTGTGCcaagtgaagaagaagatcgcCGCTTATAGCGCCGATGGTAGTGTTGCGTACTGGCCCATGAGAGAGATTGGCCTCTTGCAACAATGGTAGGTGCTTCAAAACATCCAAAACAAGATGGGGCGTGAGTCCTCTCCACACGCGAAGTTGTATCGACTTTAGTTCCCGACAATTGCGCAAACAGCCAATTGTAGAAATTTGGACAAATAAACCATCAAACTTGACTTTGTGCAGCGATGGCGCGCAGTATAGCTCCATCTCTCTGACATCTAGACCGTAGTTAAAAATGTCCAGCTCCCGCAATCGGCGGAATTCGAGGTCTTTGAATGCGTCATAATATCTTCTCGCAATGGTGTAATCAAAAGAAATGGTAAAAATCTTGGAGGCATATATCTGTTGCCGGTCCCCTGGCACTCGTAGAAGGTTGGGCGTAGCTTTTGTACTTGTCCATAACTTTTCCGTCCCGCACTCAAACCATAACCGATTTACTTGGACAGCTTTGGACAAGGTCCCCAAGTCGTTTGCATCCAAACAGAATGAAAATATTAAGTCGAGGATCTCGGGTAAACACAGAGCTTTCTCATTGGAATCGAACCGTGTTGTcgccggagaagaagctgtcgcCGGAGTGTTTGCCATATTGTAAAAGATTGGTAGGTGGGATAGAAAGGGTTGAAAGATGTACTAGCCGGCTCTTTCAAACAATTCATAGCCTGGGATTATCGCTGCCTTTTGTATCTGAACAGATTAATATGTTTCTATCAGTGACGTGGCCTGAATCTCTCAAAGTTTCATTGATCGGCTGTTCCTGCCAATTTGAGCCCAGAAGTAATTCTGAAGTTTGCACCATAGGGCGCGCTTAGTCTTTTGCTGAACCTGCCATCACAGTTTTTCACAATTTTACCAGCCTTATTATCCTAATCATAAACATAGCCCCTATCTACAAGCTGGAGCTTTAAACTTTGGGCGCCAAAAGTCCGAGTAAGAGCAACTTGCCCGTATAGATACAGTTCAGATCTAGTGCAACAAACTTCAAGGCTGGGAAATTTAATGTCTGATAATTCATTCACATAAACTTCAACTTTTATGTGTGATAAATTACAAGTACCTATACATAGCCTTCTCCTGTTCGTGTGGCTCAGCCCCCTGAAATTTGAAATGGGAATCTCGGGTTGACTCTTCAGCATCTCGTGTCCCAAATTGAGTAGTGAATAGCAAATACCCGTGGTTGTCATGGTGAACAATTGAGAAACGAGCTTCTGAGTAGCGAAAGAGTTGCTAAATCGGCATTTTTGCATCTCATTGACGGTATGTTCATCCCAAATAGCTACCTCACTTGCTGTGCCGGCTGTATATAGCCACCCTCTTTAATTCAGTTAGCTTTGTCCAATCTAATGTCATAGGAATAGATGGACACCGAATACGTTGGCAAATAAAAATCAAGATAAAGAGTCATCCATCTCAGCGTTCTTGCTCATTTGTGCCACAAccttcctttttttttttttttttttttttttttttttttgcccctAGTTGCCAGAAAACATGATACAGCACTGACGTTCCCTGACGATATTGGATGATAACCTGCCTCGTCCACCTTCCTGGGTGCCAGTTGCCAATTCACTCAGATATATATGGATAGTACTTGATCCCAAGGAGCGTTTGGGCAAGTATATCGGTTCCAATATACAATTAAATTCCTTCTACCAACGTCATCACGTCTGAAAGAAGGTGGCCACATGTATTTTACCAAGCACAACCCCCTACATGATCATGATTATCTTCTCAAAGCAAACGGACACATTATGTCACTGGTTCGACTATGCACTAAAGCCTCCATTCAACAAAAGCCAACTACATGGATTCGGCGTGTAGGGTAAGGAGAGACAAAGCTGCCAGAACAGCCCATACATACGGATCTAAACAAATATAGACGAGATAAGCGATACAGGCGAATTACACCTTCAATAAGCTGTGTCTACGCATGGAGACAAAGCGATGCATCGATGTATTCGGCTGTATGAGGCAATAAAGGCTAACATGGCATCAATAAACATGAGATCTCTGACCTTGATCATTTAAGAATAGAAGACATACATCTCCAGTCTTCACGGATGGAGGCGACGTACTAATTGCGCCAGTCGATCCGACAAAGAGTTTTGACAATATTCATCGAAAGAGCAATATCAGAATATGGACTTGAACAGAATTAAACAGCTCTCTGGAGACTATAAGCGAGAGAATGGCTTGTCACTGGCTACCCGCGCGGTTCATGCGGATGCCAATGTCGACAATCACTCTGCAGTGGCTCCCGCGCTGCACACAAGCACAACATATCGCTTCGCAGATGATCCGGATGAACTTGTTCCGTTTAAAGATCTCGATCCTGAGAGGGCTCTCGGGTCTCATGCCTACGCTCGCTACGCGAGCCCCAACATGGTTCGCTTCGAGGCTGTGTTGATTTCCATATTGGGTGGACCAGCTCTCACTTATTCGTCTGGCTTGGCGGCTTTTCATGCAATTCTTGTCCTTTTGAATCCGCGTCGCTTTGCAATTGGGGAAGGATATCATGGTTGTCATGGTATCATCAAAATGGTCTCTCGAATGACCGGCTTGGAGACGTTACCGCTCGACTGTGATGCATCCGAGTTACAACCTGGCGATATAATTCATGTTGAGACACCACTTAATACGACTGGAGAGGCAATTAATCTACAACATTATGCGGACAAGGCACACAAGGCGGGGGCATTTTTGACTGTTGATGCTACTTTTGGGCCTCCGCCGCTCCAGAACCCATTTGACTTTGGCGCGGATATTGTTCTTCACAGTGGCACCAAGTATTTTGGAGGGCATTCTGATATGTTGTGCGGTATCTTGGCTGTGAATCCCAAGCATGACTTTCTTTTAAAGCTGCATAGTGATCGCGTCTATCTGGGCTCAGTCGCCGGCAACATGGAAAGCTGGCTTGGAATGCGATCTCTGCGGACACTTGAGCTTCGAGTTACAAGACAAAGTGTTACTGCAACAGCACTAGTAACTTGGCTTCAAGGACAGCTTCAAGATTCATCCGCTGCGGTGCATCGAGTGGTTGAACAAGTTCATCATGCAAGCTTACAGGCCGAGGCAACGGAGGAGGATAGCTGGCTACGGAAACAGATGCCCAATGGCTACGGGCCTGTTTTTTCTATTACCCTAAAGGATGCGACTCTAGCAAAACGACTGCCAAGCAAGCTTCGTCTTTTTCAGCACGCGACGAGTCTTGGGGGTGTTGAAAGTCTGATAGAATGGCGGGCTATGACGAACACTAGCATTGACCAGAGGCTGGTTAGACTGAGCGTTGGCGTTGAAGCGTTGGAGGATCTGACATGGGATTTACAGCAGGGGCTGGAGGCTCTCAGCAAGAAGACGCTGCCGGAGAAATAATATTCAGGTCTAGAATAGTACTTCTATTATCCATATGAATATCATGTATCAATTCAGGCTGCATGAATTGAAAGTTACATGTAGTTTGCGTCATGTCATCTTGTTCTCAATGGTCAAGGTTTTGCTACACGTGGGAGGCAGTGCCGCTGATGTTAGCGGAGCTTCTAGAACCTGTCAAAAACATCCATTCAGGTGCGACTAACACAATCAAGACAATCTTGCCGCGTCTAAAACTTTTCATCATTTATCGAATCTGACAGGTTCGTCATCCAACTGGAATCTGGAATCGTACCATTCCAATTGTGTTCGCTCACTAAGCAGACTCACTAAGCAGAGGAAAATCCGCTTCACTGCCGAACGGAAACTTCCGACCAAATTGCGTGTCGTCATGCCGGGAGTTCTCCAGGCCGCATTTGGGCAGTTGATTGTTGATCTGCTTGGCTTCAATTTTGTCTCAACATTTTTAAAGCATTGGACATTAGAAATCAATTATACCAAAAATAGTTGGATTGAATTTCAATTGGGTGAAACTAAGAAATGAAGAGTCTTTTTTTATCGCAGCAAAACACATGTATTATCCAGGGCGGAATGCATGTGTCGGTCGCAACAGAAATACAGCAAGTAAAGTAGGGACATGGAGTAATTGAAcaggaaaggaaaaaaaaacgcccTGATAATAGTAGGCGCAAAGAGCCATGGCTGAACTGCAACTGCAATACGCTGATTTCAATCCATTCTAAACTCCGGCCAGCTCCCTTGTCGACCTTCAGAAATGCAAGCCCTTTTCCAGAAGCAAATTGGTAAACAAACAACTGCCGCAGCGTTGCTCCCAAGCTGGGCGACCGGAGGGATTCGATCGCCATTCTAGCCGAAGTCAATCGAATGACGGCGCTTCAGGCGGGTCAGACACGCCCAATCGGCCGATCCAAGCGAAGCATGCGAGCGGAGCGGACCACTGATGGGGCTCGGGATTTGCTAAGGTTTGGGGGCTTCCTGTAGGCGTCGCTGACTATTGGCATGGGAACTTCCGCCATGATGTAAgggagttgatgatgatgaaaacgGGATGAAATTGGTGAAACGTCAGGTATATAAGTCTTGGATGAGGAGCTGTGAAACCGTTTTGCATCATTCAGAcacacaacaaacaaacaacagcatccagcttcttgaACACATTAATTCACAGCATTTTAAACCATCTACATTCCCATAGTCTATCAATCAATtgaccaacaacaaccactTACACCAAAAACCATCTTTGCATCAATTCACAACAATCACATCTTCGCCAACTCACAAAAATCACAACAACCACAATGACTACCTTTACCGTCTACACTGGTGCCAAGGACGGACATGTCAAGCCCAACAATGCGACCAAGCCTGAGCAGCTCACTGGCGACCAGGTGTTTCTGCGAATTACTGCCTCAGGAATGTGCTTCACCGATGTGCACTATGTAAGTGACTTCAACCTCACATGCAAGACTGCAATCCCCGACGAATACTAACACAACTGCCTCTAGAAAAATGGTGAGAACGCTTTGGGTCACGAAGGTGTCGGTGTTGTTGAGGAGACTGGCCCCAATGTTACCTATCTCAAGAAGGGTGACCGAGTAGGCTGGGGATACCAGACCGACAACTGTGGCCACTGTCTCGACTGTCTTCAGGGCCAGGATATCTTCTGCAAAGAGCGTGTTATCTACGGTGACGCAGACGCCGTGAACCGAGGCAGCTTTGCTTCTCACGCTCTCGTGCGAGAGGCCTTCCTCCACCCCATTCCCGATGATATGAGCGACGAGGATGCCGCTCCCCTTCAGTGCGCCGGTGCTACCGTCTTCACTGCTCTGCACGATGTCGACTCCAACGACACTGTCGGTATCATGGGTGttggtggccttggccaCATTGCCATCCAGTTTGCAGCCAAGCTTGGCTGCCGCGTTGTCGTCCTTTCCGGTTCCGATAGCAAGAAGAACGATGCTACCAAGCTCGGTGCGCACAGATTCGTCGCCATGAACAACGGCAACGTTGATCAGCAGCTCGGTGACTGGAAGATCTCACGCCTCTTGGTGACTACTTCCGCCCAGCCTTCCTGGGACAAGATCCTGCCTATGCTCTCCACTCGCGCCCGCATCTATCCtctttctgtctcttctGACAACCTGGAGATTCCTTACATGCCCCTCATCATGAGCGGCATCACCATTCACGGCTCCCTTGTCGCTTCTCGCCATATCCACCGCAAGATGTTGGAGTTTGCTGCTCTGCACAAGATTAAGCCTGTTATTGAGAGGTTCGAGATGTCGGAAGACGGTATTAACAAGGCATTTGAGCGCCTTGAGGCTGGTAAGGTGCAATACAGAGTTGTTTTGCTGCCCACCCAGCAGTAAATTGGAGAATGGGGATCAGGATACGATGCATAGCGAAAGGCGAAGCGGCAGTGATTTTCATAGTCTTTACTTTCAAGGTTTATAGATGGCATAGAGAAAAATAACATTCTGTTTCATTTACTCACTACGTCACTTGCTCCAATGCTAGATATCTCTAATTGCGCATTAGCTATGAGTACTCTGGATTGTATGATTGTATAGGTGAACAGCAATTGTCGGCGTGAGTGTTTCATGAAGTCTTAGTCGTAGTTTACTATGCAACAAACCCGCTTCATCGCTTGCTTCGTCATTATGATGCATTTAACTTTGAGTATGGATTTTAAAGATACACATTTTATGCAAACATTAAACTTATTGATAAAAAAACCAATTCCATGTCCCCAGGAAGTTGTCTGAGACCGACCTGACCAGTACATAGTATCTCATTATCGCAAAGATATGAAGGATCAATCCATAAAATAAATGCACTCTATGATAGGCTTCCATTGCTATGCTACGGCTTCAATGCTCATAATCTACTCATCTATCAACCCTAAAGATCAACTCACACTTCGAAAAAGGGAATCAATCCCGTCCTTGGGTAACAATTGATGTACTCAAACGTCACCTCGCCCGGCTTCAAAGCCGAAACCTCGTGCCACGTGCGCATCTTGAACGTCTCCTTGCCAAACTGCTGAGAGTGCGAATGCGCTCCGTGGAAGATTTTGTGGTGCGACTTGTGCTTGGAAGCCCACGCCTCGATGTCCTTGAGAGATCGG
This genomic stretch from Trichoderma breve strain T069 chromosome 1, whole genome shotgun sequence harbors:
- a CDS encoding cys/Met metabolism PLP-dependent enzyme domain-containing protein, translating into MDLNRIKQLSGDYKRENGLSLATRAVHADANVDNHSAVAPALHTSTTYRFADDPDELVPFKDLDPERALGSHAYARYASPNMVRFEAVLISILGGPALTYSSGLAAFHAILVLLNPRRFAIGEGYHGCHGIIKMVSRMTGLETLPLDCDASELQPGDIIHVETPLNTTGEAINLQHYADKAHKAGAFLTVDATFGPPPLQNPFDFGADIVLHSGTKYFGGHSDMLCGILAVNPKHDFLLKLHSDRVYLGSVAGNMESWLGMRSLRTLELRLQDSSAAVHRVVEQMPNGYGPVFSITLKDATLAKRLPSKLRLFQHATSLGGVESLIEWRAMTNTSIDQRLVRLSVGVEALEDLTWDLQQGLEALSKKTLPEK
- a CDS encoding alcohol dehydrogenase groES-like domain-containing protein → MTTFTVYTGAKDGHVKPNNATKPEQLTGDQVFLRITASGMCFTDVHYKNGENALGHEGVGVVEETGPNVTYLKKGDRVGWGYQTDNCGHCLDCLQGQDIFCKERVIYGDADAVNRGSFASHALVREAFLHPIPDDMSDEDAAPLQCAGATVFTALHDVDSNDTVGIMGVGGLGHIAIQFAAKLGCRVVVLSGSDSKKNDATKLGAHRFVAMNNGNVDQQLGDWKISRLLVTTSAQPSWDKILPMLSTRARIYPLSVSSDNLEIPYMPLIMSGITIHGSLVASRHIHRKMLEFAALHKIKPVIERFEMSEDGINKAFERLEAGKVQYRVVLLPTQQ